In one Balaenoptera musculus isolate JJ_BM4_2016_0621 chromosome 2, mBalMus1.pri.v3, whole genome shotgun sequence genomic region, the following are encoded:
- the FAM71D gene encoding protein FAM71D, with protein sequence MKKNNRKSTTRIDEQDDICVPDSKDPGELQNMLDEGEYAPFVSPPILESNFIQVNRRGESIYLHNRANWVTVGICSSSPTLKTPNVMLLAHLTPAAQKDSEPLFKSLLTSPSPENLVLTRFLPLQFVTLSVHDAENMRIKVKLVSGRAYYLQLCAPACKQDTLFCQWVELISFLNEEKAKASKVSEVSSLSEITNSTDFTGSMDIMDIAAFTAVQTPHLYTCSDPIKDIESIDFSEFTDITDVTDVTDIPENEVTEAPDIRIVTEVTEVTDICNVTVDSGVTVVFENDDILRAKREEKEKMENILKPGCLRDTKIKNEFRESSKHVTISNLMLTFEGERCFQTTLTPEEGEKNKSKEMSDRPSEIRTTDSKSTALKAEESRSRRTDSDTSDKYKLLN encoded by the exons ATGAAGAAGAATAACAGGAAGTCTACTACGAGGATCGACGAGCAAGATGACATCTGTGTCCCAGACTCCAAGGATCCAGGAGAGCTTCAAAATATGTTGGATGAAGGAGAGTATGCCCCTTTTGTATCTCCTCCGATATTAGAGAGCAATTTTATCCAG GTCAACAGGAGAGGTGAATCCATTTACCTTCATAACCGAGCCAACTGGGTGACTGTAGGCATATGCTCTTCCAGTCCCACCCTCAAGACCCCCAACGTGATGCTGTTGGCACATCTGACACCCGCCGCACAGAAAGATTCAGAACCcctttttaaaagtcttctgACATCTCCTTCTCCAGAGAATCTGGTGCTCACCAG gtttctccctctgcagtttgTGACTCTTTCTGTGCATGATGCTGAGAATATGCGCATCAAAGTAAAGCTGGTGAGTGGCCGAGCCTACTACCTACAGCTCTGTGCCCCTGCATGCAAACAAGACACCCTATTCTGTCAGTGGGTGGAACTCATCTCCTTCTTGAATGAGGAGAAAGCCAAAGCTTCCAAAGTGTCGGAAGTCTCCAGCCTCTCAGAAATCACAAACAGCACAGACTTCACAGGGTCAATGGACATCATGGATATTGCAGCCTTCACAGCCGTACAGACCCCACACCTGTACACATGTTCAGACCCCATCAAGGACATAGAAAGCATTGATTTCTCAGAATTCACGGACATCACGGATGTCACCGATGTCACGGATATTCCAGAAAATGAGGTCACCGAGGCCCCAGATATAAGAATTGTCACAGAAGTCACAGAAGTCACGGACATCTGCAATGTCACAGTGGACTCAGGGGTCACAGTGGTGTTTGAGAATGATGACATACTCAGGGCCAAGCGGGAGGAAAAG gaaaaaatggaaaatattctgaAGCCTGGCTGTCTACGAGATACAAAAATTAAGAATGAGTTTAGAGAATCCTCAAAACATGTCACCATCTCAAACCTAATGCTGACTTTCGAAGGTGAAAGATGTTTTCAGACTACCTTGACTCCAGAAgaaggtgagaaaaataaatccaaagagatGAGTGATAGACCCTCTGAAATAAGGACAACAGACTCTAAAAGCACGGCTCTCAAGGCTGAAGAATCCAG gAGCAGGAGAACTGATTCAGACACTTCAG aTAAATACAAACTACTAAACTAA